In a genomic window of Methylobacter sp. YRD-M1:
- a CDS encoding alanine/glycine:cation symporter family protein, whose product MKIIEEWLNQASSLVWGPVMLALLLGVGVYLTIGLKALPWRKTPHAFLLLWRGRRSEPGEEGDITAFAALMTALSATIGTGNIAGVATAIFLGGPGAVFWMWMTALFGMATKYAEAVLAVKYREVDELGKYVGGPMYYIRNGLGMKWRWLAAAFALFGTLASFGIGNMVQAHSVADAVESMFHMPAWISGAVMTAFTAFVILGGINRIAEVAAKLVPFMAISYVAGASIIIIADIEKVPAALSLIIDSAFNGTAATGGFAGAAVWAAIRYGVARGAFSNEAGLGSAPIAQAAAKTANPVQQGMISMLGTFIDTLVVCTMTALVIVMTGAWSSGENGAALSALAFNTGLPGWGGYIVVFGLVVFAYTTILGWSYYGERCAEFLFGVRAIMPYRLLWIGVIPLGAMGKLTVIWAMADVMNGLMAIPNLLALALLSPVIFKLTRAYVKPAENDSQPELFDSQSELLTERVSMNEINN is encoded by the coding sequence ACGCCGCACGCCTTTCTGCTGCTTTGGCGCGGGCGCAGGTCCGAACCAGGCGAGGAAGGCGATATCACCGCATTTGCCGCCCTGATGACGGCTTTATCGGCCACCATCGGCACAGGCAATATAGCTGGTGTCGCGACAGCCATTTTTCTGGGCGGACCAGGCGCCGTGTTCTGGATGTGGATGACGGCATTATTCGGCATGGCCACCAAATATGCTGAGGCCGTGTTGGCGGTTAAATACCGCGAAGTCGACGAGTTGGGCAAATACGTCGGCGGTCCGATGTATTACATCAGGAACGGCCTGGGCATGAAATGGCGCTGGCTGGCTGCCGCATTCGCCCTCTTCGGCACGCTGGCCTCGTTCGGTATTGGTAACATGGTGCAGGCTCATTCGGTTGCTGATGCGGTCGAGTCCATGTTTCATATGCCGGCCTGGATCAGCGGCGCGGTCATGACCGCATTTACCGCATTTGTCATTTTAGGCGGCATCAACCGCATAGCCGAAGTCGCGGCAAAGCTGGTGCCGTTTATGGCCATATCTTACGTTGCCGGCGCATCGATCATCATTATTGCCGACATAGAAAAAGTGCCGGCTGCGCTAAGCCTGATCATTGACAGCGCCTTTAACGGCACGGCGGCGACAGGCGGTTTTGCCGGAGCGGCGGTTTGGGCGGCGATCCGGTACGGCGTGGCGCGCGGCGCTTTCTCAAATGAAGCGGGGCTGGGCAGCGCGCCGATCGCGCAGGCGGCGGCAAAAACCGCGAATCCGGTCCAGCAGGGCATGATTTCAATGCTGGGCACTTTTATTGATACGCTGGTGGTCTGCACGATGACAGCTCTGGTCATCGTCATGACCGGCGCCTGGAGCAGCGGCGAAAATGGCGCGGCGCTCTCAGCGCTGGCGTTCAATACCGGGTTGCCCGGCTGGGGCGGTTATATCGTCGTGTTCGGTCTGGTCGTGTTTGCGTACACGACGATTCTGGGCTGGAGCTACTACGGCGAGCGCTGTGCCGAATTTCTGTTCGGGGTCAGGGCTATCATGCCTTATCGTCTTTTATGGATAGGTGTTATCCCATTGGGTGCGATGGGCAAACTGACTGTCATCTGGGCGATGGCCGACGTCATGAACGGATTGATGGCGATTCCGAATCTGCTGGCTTTGGCCTTGCTGAGCCCGGTTATTTTCAAGTTGACGAGGGCGTATGTGAAACCGGCGGAGAACGATAGCCAGCCAGAGCTGTTTGACAGTCAATCAGAATTATTAACAGAGCGGGTAAGCATGAATGAAATCAATAATTAG